AAGCGCGGAGATAAAACCGCCGGGTTGGAGAAGCATGGTAATAGGATTTTGGTTGATGAATCAGCAGTGAATGCGGCTGGGCAGCTACAAAAAAATACAGGTGTTCGAAAACACCTGTCTTTGGTAACTATTCCACGTTATGAATACGCAATTGTTGCATTATGTCAACTACAGCTTAAGAGGATGATTTCTTCGCTTTGTGCTTTTCCTGGCGGAACTTACCCGCTTTCTGCGCAGCAGATGCGTTCGGGTTCACGTACACGATCCTGAATCCTCCGCCGGAAGCGGTGCGCTCGGCTACAACCTGTTCAAGGCCCAGCTTTGCGAGATGCCGGCTAAGCTGCCGGATATCATTATTGTCCATTTTTCAAGAATTTTCGGTTGCTGAATAAGTGAAGTGATGCAGGTTAAAGGCATCCACACATATATCCACAACCTGCTGCCGGGCGGCAGTGGTAGGAAAACGCCCTGGGGCGACTATCCGGTTCCGTTGTTCTTTCCAATAATAACATCGTCAATTCGTTTAATGGTTGGTCTCTGTTTTGATTCTGTTGTATTACCCTACAAATATAGTAGACTAAATAGACTATGCAAAATTATTTTTTTGCCGTGGGGCGTTTTTTAATGTAACTATTTGTTAAACATGACGTTATGCTGATTTAAATTTATCAAGGCGTAGAAGGAGAGGCACCTGTTTGCATACTTTCATTTATTATGTCGGAGTTTTCTATCTTTGCAAATGCCCGACGGTGGATTTGTTTATTGTTCGGCCCCGGGTTTCATCTTTTAAGTGTAACTAATAAACGTCATTGCCATGAAATCTTTGCATCAGTGCGCCGCAGAGCGCATTCTCATCATCGACGGTGCTATGGGCACCATGATCCAGCGATATAAATTAGAGGAATCCGATTACCGCGGAACGCGTTTTGCCGATCACCCATCAGACGTGAAAGGTAATAACGAACTGCTGTCCATCACCCGGCCCGATATTATCGAGGCCATCCATCGCGAGTACCTCGAAGCTGGCGCAGACATTCTCGAAACCAATACTTTTAGCGCAACGGTGATTGCGCAGGCCGATTACGACTTGCAGCATCTCGCCTCGGAGATGAACACCGCTTCGGTGAAAATCGCGCGGAAAGTGGCAGATGAGTACAATGCTGCCAATCCCGAAAGACCCCGCTTCGTGGCGGGCGCCATCGGCCCCCTCAACAAAACGCTTTCCATCTCTCCCGATGTGAACAATCCGGGCTTCCGCTCCGTCACCTTCGACGAAGTGGTAGATGCGTATTACGATCAGATCAAGGCATTGGCGGAAGCAGGCGCAGATATTCTGCTTATTGAAACGATCTTCGACACGCTGAACGCCAAAGGCGCCATTTTCGCGATCAAGAAATATTTCCGCGAATCCGGCCGCCCGCAGCTGCCCGTCATGATCTCCGGCACCATCACCGACGCATCGGGCCGTACCCTCAGCGGACAAACCCTCGAAGCTTTCTACATTTCCGTCATGCACGCGAAACCTTTCTCCATCGGCCTCAACTGCGCCCTCGGCGGCAACCAGATGCGCCCGTATGTGGAAGAACTCTCCCAGATCGCCAGCTGCTACGTTTCCTGCTACCCTAACGCCGGCCTCCCCAACACCTTCGGGGAATACGACGAAACGCCGCACGAAACGGCTTGCATCCTGGAAGACTTCGCACGCGAAGGATTTGTAAATATCGTTGGTGGATGCTGCGGCACAACGCCCGACCACATCCGTCATATTGCTCAACATGTAAAGGACATCACCCCGCGGCCCCTGCCCGTCGTTGAAACCACGCTCGCTTAAGCCCGGGAGCATATCATCATGAGTACAACACATACGATCAAGCCGTTCCTGCGGCTCAGCGGCCTCGAACCGCTCGTCGTGAGGCCCGAAACCAACTTTTTGAACGTAGGTGAAAGAACCAACGTTACCGGCTCCAAAAAATTCGCGCGGCTCATTCGCGAAGGACTATACGAAGAAGCGCTCTCCGTTGCCCGCCAACAGGTGGAAAGCGGCGCGCAAATCATAGACGTCAATATGGACGACGCCCTCCTCGACGGCGAAAAAGCCATGACCACCTTCCTCAATCTCCTTGCCTCCGAGCCCGACATCTCCCGCATCCCGGTGATGATCGACTCCAGCAAGTTCAGCGTAATTGAAGCCGGACTGAAGTGCCTCCAGGGAAAATGTATCGTCAACTCCATCTCCCTCAAAGAAGGAGAGGAAAAGTTCATCGAACAGGCGATCATCTGCCAGAGCTACGGCGCGTCCGTTGTGGTAATGGCCTTCGATGAAAACGGCCAGGCCGACACCCTCGAGAAACGCGTCACCATCTGCCAGCGCGCTTACGACATCCTGGTAGACCGCGTAGGTTTCGATCCGCAGGACATCATCTTCGACCCGAACATCTTCGCCATCGCCACCGGTATCGAAGAACACAATAACTATGCGGTAGACTTCATCGAAGCCTGCCGCCAGATCAAGCAGCGCATGCCGCTCGCCAAAATCAGCGGCGGCGTCAGCAACGTTTCCTTCTCTTTCCGCGGCAACGACGTGATGCGTGAAGCCATGCACTCCGTGTTCCTCTTCCACGCCATCCGCGCCGGCCTCGACATGGGCATCGTGAACGCAGGGATGATCCAGATCTATGATGAGATCACTCCCGAAATGCGCGAGCTTGTGGAAGACGCCATCCTCAACCGCCGGGAAGACGCCACGGAACGCCTCATCGCCTACGCCGAAACCGTGAAGGCGAAAGGGAAAGTGATCGAGAAAGATGAAACCTGGCGTAAGGGCACCGTAGAAGAAAGGCTCAGCCACGCACTCGTGAACGGTATCACCGACTACATCGAAGCAGACACCGAAGAAGCCCGCCAGAAATATCCCCGCCCCCTCGAAGTAATCGAAGGCCCGCTCATGGATGGCATGAACATCGTCGGCGACCTGTTCGGCTCAGGTAAAATGTTCCTCCCGCAGGTTGTGAAAAGCGCGCGTGTGATGAAAAAATCCGTGGCCGTGCTCACGCCTTTCATCGAAGAAGAAAAGGCAAGACTCGTCGCGGAAAATGGCGGTGAGATCAAATCCGCGGGAAAAATCCTACTCGCCACCGTGAAAGGCGACGTGCACGATATCGGGAAGAACATCGTGGGCGTAGTACTCGGTTGTAACGGATATGACATCGTAGACCTCGGTGTAATGGTGCCGGCGGAGAAAATCCTGCAGGCGGCGCGCGAAGAAAAAGTAGACATTATCGGCCTCAGCGGGCTCATCACCCCGAGCCTCGACGAAATGGTCCACATCGCCCGCGAACTGAAACGCCAGAACTTCGATATTCCGCTGATGATCGGCGGCGCCACCACTTCCCGCACGCACACCGCCGTGAAGATCGCACCTGAATACGACAACGGCGTGGTTCACGTGCTCGACGCATCGCGCAGCGTTACCGTTACCGGGAACCTGCTCAACAAATCGCTGCACAAAAACTTCCTGGCCGGCGTAAAAGAAGAATACCACAAGCTCAACGAGCAATTCAAGAATAAAAAACCGGTTAAGCAATACCTCAAACTGGAAGACGCGCGGAAAAACAAGGTACCCATCGACTGGAATACCTTCAACCCCGTAAAGCCCCTCCAGCCCGGGATCCATGAATTCCAATCGTACGACCTCGCCGAAATCGCGAAATACATCGACTGGCAATTCTTCTTCATCGCCTGGGAATTGCACGGGAAATTCCCCGCCATCCTTTCTGATGAAGTAGTAGGCAAGGAAGCCACGCATCTTTACAACGATGCGCAGGCCATGCTGAAAAAAATCATCGACGAAAAGTGGTTGACCGCCCGCGCCGTGATCGGCTTCTTCCCCGCCAACTCCAACGGTGCGGATACCGTAAACGTTACCGCGCCGGATGGCGCACAGGTGCCGCTGGAGTTCCTTCGCCAACAGATCAAGAAAGCCCCCGGCCAACCGAATATGTGCCTGTCCGATTTCATCGCGCCGGCAGACAGCGGTAAGCAGGACTGGATCGGCGGTTTCGCCGTAACAGCCGGAGAAGGCATCGAAAAGTGGCTGGATAAATTCAAGAAGGAACACGACGATTATTCCAGCATCATGCTCAAAGCGCTGGCCGACCGCCTCGCGGAAGCGTTCACCGAATTGCTACACGAAAGAGTGCGGAAAGAATTCTGGGGCTACGCGGCAAACGAGCACCTGACCAACGACCAGTTGATCGCCGAAGAATTCCTTGGTATCCGCCCGGCGCCGGGTTACCCTGCATGTCCGGAACACACCGAAAAATACAAGCTGTTCGATCTGCTGAGCGCCACCGCGTCCACCGGCATCACCCTCACCGAATCGCTGGCGATGTACCCGGCGGCGAGCGTGAGCGGATGGTATATGGCCAACCCGGAAGGCAAGTATTTCGGCCTGGGTAAAATCGATCACGATCAATTACAGGATTATGCCACCCGCAAGGGCTGGGACCTCGAAACAGCCGAAAAATGGCTGCGCCCGAGCCTCGATTAGGCGTAACCGTAAACCATATGCAGCAGCGCAATTCTCCGGAGTTGCGCTTTTTTTAATGCTTCATGTCGATGTCCTGCGCTTCGCGGAGGTCGGAGGCGTTGATCGTGGTCAACATGCGATCGCCGCGGAAGAAGCGGATATTTTTCACCGAATCTGTTTTCGGAATGGCGCCGAGCCAGGCCATAGCCTTGGTGTAAGTGGTTTTAGGCGTATCGACTTTGATGGCGAAATGCAGTTCCATATTGCCGTCCAGCACATAAGAGCGCGACAGTTCGATGGTTTGCGTGAGATCGCTGGGCCGGAGCACCACGGCTGCGAGGAGATTATGGCTGAAATCGATGGTGTCGATCGTATTGTTCATCGTTTTGGCCATGCCGAAGGTTTTCCGCATTTCTTCCGGGTTGTTGATGATCCAGCAGGCCACGCTGTCGGTGAGTTTAACGGAGTTGTTGACGAAATAACCGCTGAGGGGGCGGATCACCACGTCTTTTTGCATGACTATTTCTGCCGGAGGCGCGCCGGTCGTGTCTTTGGAATCGGAGTGTTCATCGGAACGCGAGGTGTTGGGGCCGCAGGCGGCGAGGAACAACAGTAAGCCCGCTATGGGTAAGTGTTTCATGGGACGATGGTTTTGATGTTCTGATAAAAGGGTACTACAAACACAATACCGGGAAACCGATTTCTATAACACTTCTATGACAGGAGCGGTGGAAAATAGGGGAACCACGCAGGAAATTGCGTAGAATTACGCTTGTCTCTACCCTCTTGAGGGTATTACCTTTGTGCTATGCAATTAGATCGCATTTAGCCCCAAAAAAGCAGTTCAGAAAGTTAAGGTACACCTGTTAAGTTAACCCCAGTTACAGTTTTAGGGCCGCCGGTAAGGGCGGCCCTTTTTATTTGCAAAGTTGTTTGTGCGGATTATTTTGCATCTACCCACATGCCGTTGTCACGGATGAGGTTGATGAGTTCGGTAACGGCTACTTCGCTGCTGAGGCCACGTTTTACGACTTCTTTTCCCCGGTACAGCGTAATTTTTCCTACGCCGCTGCCTACATATCCGAAATCGGCGTCGGCCATTTCCCCCGGACCGTTTACGATGCACCCCATAATGGCGATTTTCACGCCTTTGAGGTGGTTGGTGACTGCGCGGATGCGGGCGGTGGTTTCCTGGAGGTCGAACAAGGTGCGGCCGCAGGAGGGGCAGGAGATATATTCAGTTTTGGAGATGCGGGAACGGGTGGCCTGGAGGATGCCGAATGCCACGTTATTGATGGTTGCGGGAGATGATGATTCCCCGGCGGCGGTGAGCCACAGGCCGTCGCCGAAGCCGTCGAGCAGGAGGGCGCCGGTTTCGGTGGCGAAATGGATCAGGTCCTGGTCGGCATTTTGTTCGGCGCTGTTACATTGGAGGATCACGGGACGGGGGAGTTTTTGCTCCATCATCGCGATGAGCATCCGGCGCACCGATGCCATGGCGTGTGCGTTGCCGCTGGCGATCACGGGGATAACGTTTCCTTTCAATCCGGCCAGTTTTTCCAGCAAACCGCTGTCCAACGCCTCAGCATTCAGCTGCACGAAATTTACCACGTCACTAGCGTTTGAAAACTGCCGGAAATCGCTGAAATACGGATGGTATTTGGATTTGTCGTTGGTCTGTTGCCAGGTTTCCGCATCTACGATCACTTGCAAAGTGCCAGGCAGCGCGAACTCCAGGATTTGCTTCCCGGTGTAAATGTAGTCGGCCGCCGCGTCGCTGATGTTCCACTTGTCTGTAGCTTCGTCGTAATGATAACCGATGCCCTGCAGGTCGGCCGGAGAAATCGCGGGGAGATGACGGAAGTCCGCCACCACCACGGGCACCTGTTTGCCGCCGATATTGCCAACGGCGTCGGTGGCGCGTTTGGTGAACTGGAACGGTGAATACGGCAATTTCTGTGGATCGGCCACCGGCGCGATGGGCGCGTGGCCCGCGCGTTGGGTATAGCGGCGCACGAGGTCGCGGCAAACGGGCAGCTCAAACTCGGGATCTTCGGTAAGCGAAACACGGATAGTGTCGCCGATGCCGTCTTCCAGCAAAGTACCGATGCCTGCGGCTGATTTGATGCGGCCGTCTTCCCCGTCGCCGGCTTCGGTAACGCCGAGATGGAGCGGATAGCAATGGCCCAGTTCCTGCTGCATAGTGCTCACGAGCAGGCGGTAAGCCTGCACCATCACCTGCGGGTTGCTGGCTTTCATGCTGAGCACGATATTGCGGTATTGGAGGTCTTCCGCGATGCGGAGGAATTCCATGGCGCTTTCCACCATTCCCATCGGGGTGTCGCCGTAGCGGCTCATGATGCGGTCGCTGAGGGAACCATGGTTGGTGCCGATGCGCATGGCGGTGCCGTGGTCTTTACAAATTTTCACCAGCGGCGTGAAACGTTCGCGGATGCGGTCGATTTCTTCCAGGTATTCCGCATCGGTATATTCGAGCAATTCGAATTTCTTCTTGTCGATGTAGTTGCCGGGGTTGATGCGGACTTTCTCCACGATGCGCGCCGCCACTTCGGCGGCGTTGGGCGTAAAGTGAATGTCGGCCACCAGCGGCGTGGTGTAGCCGCGTTTGCGCAACTCATTCTTGATAGGAAGGAGGTTCTGCGCTTCCTTAATGCTCGGAGCCGTAATCCGCACGAGTTCCGCGCCTGCCTCGATGCACCGGATCGATTGCTCCACGGTGCCCATTGTATCCATGGTATCCGTGGTCGTCATCGTTTGTATCCGGATCGGGTGGTGGTTTCCGATGATGAGGTCGCCCACTTTCACTTCTAAAGTGGCCAGTCGTTCGTATGTCGTCAGTGATGGGCAATATAATTGCATGAATGCTGTTCTGTTCTTTTAATTCGTTGATATTGAATTGATTATTCAATTTGTATTGTTGCAAAAAGCATTGAATAAGACGCCGTCTTATCCTATTCTTCTTTCAAAATTAGCAAATTATTCACCGTTCGGTGCGTCTACATATTTTGTTATTTTATATGAGCGGTAAACTTCCCGCCCGATAATTTGACTAGTTTTAGCAAATCATGCAGAGCGCCATGTTTGTAACCGACAAGGCACGTACCACCATATAACCTGACAATCAATAATCTGTCAATCGATTTGAACAAGATAGTGGATACCATACCCTACCAGCAGATACCGCTAAACGGACAGTTCAGCGTATTCGAAATGGAGAATTTCCAGACCGAATATGCGGGCATTCCGCACCGGCATCACGTGTTCCAGATTCTCTGGTTCACCAAAGCCGCCGGTGATCATGTGGTGGATTTCGTGAAGTATGAACTGGGCGACAACACCCTCTTTCTTCTCCGTCCCGGACAGGTTCACCAGTTGCCGAAATCCGGCTTTTTCGGATTTAGCATCACGTTTACCGAACAGTTTTATTGGGAAAATAAACACGAACGTCAAACCTTATACGATTTCACCACGCTTTTCGATGATTCGCAGGAATATGCGCCGATCCGGATCGGAAACGAAGCGGCGGAATCCATGCAAAAGATCATTTCCCTCATGCAGGCCGAGCTTTGGCGCGAGGGGAGCAACAGTAGTGTCATCAAGCATTACCTGAATGCGTTTTTGTTGCTGTCTGAACGGGAGAAAAAGCAAAACCCCGTGAACGGTCCGGACGCGCA
Above is a genomic segment from Chitinophaga pollutisoli containing:
- a CDS encoding homocysteine S-methyltransferase family protein, coding for MKSLHQCAAERILIIDGAMGTMIQRYKLEESDYRGTRFADHPSDVKGNNELLSITRPDIIEAIHREYLEAGADILETNTFSATVIAQADYDLQHLASEMNTASVKIARKVADEYNAANPERPRFVAGAIGPLNKTLSISPDVNNPGFRSVTFDEVVDAYYDQIKALAEAGADILLIETIFDTLNAKGAIFAIKKYFRESGRPQLPVMISGTITDASGRTLSGQTLEAFYISVMHAKPFSIGLNCALGGNQMRPYVEELSQIASCYVSCYPNAGLPNTFGEYDETPHETACILEDFAREGFVNIVGGCCGTTPDHIRHIAQHVKDITPRPLPVVETTLA
- the metH gene encoding methionine synthase, with the translated sequence MSTTHTIKPFLRLSGLEPLVVRPETNFLNVGERTNVTGSKKFARLIREGLYEEALSVARQQVESGAQIIDVNMDDALLDGEKAMTTFLNLLASEPDISRIPVMIDSSKFSVIEAGLKCLQGKCIVNSISLKEGEEKFIEQAIICQSYGASVVVMAFDENGQADTLEKRVTICQRAYDILVDRVGFDPQDIIFDPNIFAIATGIEEHNNYAVDFIEACRQIKQRMPLAKISGGVSNVSFSFRGNDVMREAMHSVFLFHAIRAGLDMGIVNAGMIQIYDEITPEMRELVEDAILNRREDATERLIAYAETVKAKGKVIEKDETWRKGTVEERLSHALVNGITDYIEADTEEARQKYPRPLEVIEGPLMDGMNIVGDLFGSGKMFLPQVVKSARVMKKSVAVLTPFIEEEKARLVAENGGEIKSAGKILLATVKGDVHDIGKNIVGVVLGCNGYDIVDLGVMVPAEKILQAAREEKVDIIGLSGLITPSLDEMVHIARELKRQNFDIPLMIGGATTSRTHTAVKIAPEYDNGVVHVLDASRSVTVTGNLLNKSLHKNFLAGVKEEYHKLNEQFKNKKPVKQYLKLEDARKNKVPIDWNTFNPVKPLQPGIHEFQSYDLAEIAKYIDWQFFFIAWELHGKFPAILSDEVVGKEATHLYNDAQAMLKKIIDEKWLTARAVIGFFPANSNGADTVNVTAPDGAQVPLEFLRQQIKKAPGQPNMCLSDFIAPADSGKQDWIGGFAVTAGEGIEKWLDKFKKEHDDYSSIMLKALADRLAEAFTELLHERVRKEFWGYAANEHLTNDQLIAEEFLGIRPAPGYPACPEHTEKYKLFDLLSATASTGITLTESLAMYPAASVSGWYMANPEGKYFGLGKIDHDQLQDYATRKGWDLETAEKWLRPSLD
- the ispG gene encoding (E)-4-hydroxy-3-methylbut-2-enyl-diphosphate synthase, whose translation is MQLYCPSLTTYERLATLEVKVGDLIIGNHHPIRIQTMTTTDTMDTMGTVEQSIRCIEAGAELVRITAPSIKEAQNLLPIKNELRKRGYTTPLVADIHFTPNAAEVAARIVEKVRINPGNYIDKKKFELLEYTDAEYLEEIDRIRERFTPLVKICKDHGTAMRIGTNHGSLSDRIMSRYGDTPMGMVESAMEFLRIAEDLQYRNIVLSMKASNPQVMVQAYRLLVSTMQQELGHCYPLHLGVTEAGDGEDGRIKSAAGIGTLLEDGIGDTIRVSLTEDPEFELPVCRDLVRRYTQRAGHAPIAPVADPQKLPYSPFQFTKRATDAVGNIGGKQVPVVVADFRHLPAISPADLQGIGYHYDEATDKWNISDAAADYIYTGKQILEFALPGTLQVIVDAETWQQTNDKSKYHPYFSDFRQFSNASDVVNFVQLNAEALDSGLLEKLAGLKGNVIPVIASGNAHAMASVRRMLIAMMEQKLPRPVILQCNSAEQNADQDLIHFATETGALLLDGFGDGLWLTAAGESSSPATINNVAFGILQATRSRISKTEYISCPSCGRTLFDLQETTARIRAVTNHLKGVKIAIMGCIVNGPGEMADADFGYVGSGVGKITLYRGKEVVKRGLSSEVAVTELINLIRDNGMWVDAK
- a CDS encoding helix-turn-helix domain-containing protein, with the translated sequence MNKIVDTIPYQQIPLNGQFSVFEMENFQTEYAGIPHRHHVFQILWFTKAAGDHVVDFVKYELGDNTLFLLRPGQVHQLPKSGFFGFSITFTEQFYWENKHERQTLYDFTTLFDDSQEYAPIRIGNEAAESMQKIISLMQAELWREGSNSSVIKHYLNAFLLLSEREKKQNPVNGPDAHNHDARIIQLRRLVEKNFRQEHQAGFYAAHFSLTAKRLNEIAKEAINKTVTDMVHDRLILEAKRQLAFSNRNVKEICYELGFEDPAYFSRFFRHHTGISPHEFRETVFK